A stretch of DNA from Arachis hypogaea cultivar Tifrunner chromosome 19, arahy.Tifrunner.gnm2.J5K5, whole genome shotgun sequence:
CGTAGACCTTCAAGTTCCCATTGATGAAGAAGCCTATGTTGCTTTGTTGCGGTTATGTGAGTCTAAGCGTGCAAGGAAAGAAGGGTCAAAGGTTTATGCTCATGTTTCAAATTCTTCATTGATGATGACCCTTTTGAGCCTTAAGCTTGGTAATGCACTATTGAGTATGTTTGTGAGGTTTGGGAACTTAGTTGATGCATGGCATGTGTTTGGGAAAATGGATGAGAGAAATGTGTTCTCTTGGAATGTTCTTGTTGGAGGATATGCCAAAGCTGGATTCTTTGATGAAGCACTTGATCTTTACCATAGGATGTTGTGGGGTGGTATGAGGCCTGATATTTACACTTTCCCTTGTGTTTTGAGGACTTGCGGCGGCATCCCTGATTTGGTGAGGGGAAAAGAGGTTCATGGACATGTTATGAGATTTGGCTTTGAATCAGATGTGGATGTGGTTAATGCATTGATAACAATGTATGTGAAATGTGGGGATATCAAGACTGCCCGGttggtgtttgataaaatgcccaATAGGGACAGGATTTCGTGGAATGCGATGATTGCTGGATATTTCGAGAATGGAGAGTGTTTGGAAGGACTGAGATTGTTCTGTATGATGCTTGCACTTCCTGTTGATCCGGATTTGATGACCATGACCAGTGTGATTACTGCGTGCGAGATTCTTGGTGATGAGAGGTTGGGGAGGGAGATCCATGGTTATGTCATGAGGACAGAGTTTTGGAGAGACCCTTCAGTTTATAACTCGTTAATTCAGATGTACTCATCTGTTGGGCTTATTATGGAAGCTGAAAAGGTTTTCTCAAGAACAGAACACAGAGATGTCGTGACGTGGACTGCAATGATATCAGGGTATGAGAATAGTTTTCTTCCCCATAAAGCACTTGAAACATATAAAATGATGGAATCGGAAGGCATCATGCCAGATGAAATCACCATAGCAAGTGCACTATGCGCTTGTACTTGTTTAAGCCGTTTAGATTCAGGAATATACCTTCATGAGGTGGCCAAGAAGACAGGGCTCATCTCTTACATTATAGTTGCAAACACACTCATTGACATGTATGCTAAGTGTAAATGCATTGACAAAGCTCTAGAAGTTTTCCACTCTACTCACAACAAGAATATTATATCTTGGACATCTATCATCCTTGGTCTACGGATAAACAACCGGTGTTTTGAAGCTTTATGTTTTTTCAAGGAGATGATGCTTAGACTAAAGCCGAACTCTGTAACATTAATTTCTGTCCTATCAACATGTGCTAGAATAGGAGCTTTAATGTGTGGGAAAGAGATCCATGCCCATGCATTTAGAACTGGAGTTAGCACTGATGGTTTTCTGCCGAATGCGATTTTGGACATGTATGTAAGGTGTGGAAGAATGGAATATGCTTGGAAACAATTCTTCTCAGGTGATCAGGATGTTGCAGCATGGAACATTTTCCTTACAGGATATGCTGAGCGTGGGAAAGGATCACTTGCTCTCGAACTGTTCCATCGAATGGTAGAGTCAAACATCAAGCCGGATGAAATCACATTTATCTCCATACTATGTGCTTGCAGCAGATCTGGTTTGGTGACAGAAGGCTTGGAAATTTTTGACAGCATGaagtata
This window harbors:
- the LOC112779362 gene encoding pentatricopeptide repeat-containing protein At1g15510, chloroplastic; translated protein: MASFPNSSKFHPQRDPPTLPTSNSTKLKTFTFSHHNFHTRKFKRAKKPILVSNSNSITTTTRSTINNNNNPSYEICQLCLVGNLENAMSYVDLQVPIDEEAYVALLRLCESKRARKEGSKVYAHVSNSSLMMTLLSLKLGNALLSMFVRFGNLVDAWHVFGKMDERNVFSWNVLVGGYAKAGFFDEALDLYHRMLWGGMRPDIYTFPCVLRTCGGIPDLVRGKEVHGHVMRFGFESDVDVVNALITMYVKCGDIKTARLVFDKMPNRDRISWNAMIAGYFENGECLEGLRLFCMMLALPVDPDLMTMTSVITACEILGDERLGREIHGYVMRTEFWRDPSVYNSLIQMYSSVGLIMEAEKVFSRTEHRDVVTWTAMISGYENSFLPHKALETYKMMESEGIMPDEITIASALCACTCLSRLDSGIYLHEVAKKTGLISYIIVANTLIDMYAKCKCIDKALEVFHSTHNKNIISWTSIILGLRINNRCFEALCFFKEMMLRLKPNSVTLISVLSTCARIGALMCGKEIHAHAFRTGVSTDGFLPNAILDMYVRCGRMEYAWKQFFSGDQDVAAWNIFLTGYAERGKGSLALELFHRMVESNIKPDEITFISILCACSRSGLVTEGLEIFDSMKYKYYITPNLKHYACMVDLLGRAGLLEDAYGFIQKMPIKPDPAVWGALLNACRIHHDVKLGELAAANIFRDDSRSVGYYILLSNMYADSEKWENVARVRKMMRENGLVVDPGCSWVEVKGKVHAFLSDDNYHPQMKELNGALDRFYKKMKEAGVEGPESNQLDITKASKADIFCGHSERLAIAFGLVNSAPGTPIWVTKNLYMCQSCHNTVKFISKEVRREISVRDADQFHHFKGGICSCMDEGYRN